A window of Panthera leo isolate Ple1 chromosome D2, P.leo_Ple1_pat1.1, whole genome shotgun sequence contains these coding sequences:
- the LOC122202572 gene encoding olfactory receptor 6C74-like: MCCIIKRLRPAGMMLWKEMPMEMGNGTTVQEFTLEGFPAIQHLGKVLFLVHLLAYLASITGNAVIVTITCADSRLQTPMYFFLSIFSFFECCFISAVIPKLLVIFLLGRQTISFLACFIQAFVFVYLGAAGFLLIAVMSVDRYMAICKPLHYPTIMNLKTCFLLVTACCVLAFILITGPLVMVSQLSFCGPHVIPHFFCDLDPLIHLSCSNTRSVEMLAFVIALLILLTSLIITIIAYSNIVVTIVRLPSAKERQKAFSTCSSHLIVLSLMYGSCVFIYVKPKQRNRLNSNREAALVNTVVTPLLNPVIYTLRNKQVQQALKETMCRLKISR, from the exons ATGTGCTGCATTATTAAAAG GTTAAGACCAGCAGGGATGATGCTGTGGAAAGAGATGCCCATGGAAATGGGGAACGGGACCACTGTCCAAGAATTCACCTTGGAGGGGTTTCCTGCCATCCAACACCTGGGAAAGGTCCTCTTCCTGGTGCACCTGCTGGCCTACCTGGCATCCATTACAGGCAATGCTGTCATAGTCACCATCACCTGTGCTGACTCCCGGCTCCAGACACCTATGTACTTTTTCCTcagcattttctccttctttgagTGTTGTTTCATAAGTGCTGTTATTCCTAAGTTGCTGGTCATCTTTCTTTTAGGCCGGCAAACCATTTCCTTTCTTGCCTGTTTCATACAAGCCTTTGTGTTTGTCTATCTGGGAGCAGCAGGTTTCCTCCTCATAGCAGTGATGTCTGTGGATCGGTACATGGCCATTTGCAAGCCTCTGCATTACCCAACCATCATGAACCTCAAGACTTGCTTCCTCTTGGTCACTGCTTGCTGTGTTTTGGCCTTCATTCTCATCACTGGTCCACTAGTAATGGTTTCCCAGTTATCGTTCTGTGGCCCCCATGTCATCCCCCACTTCTTCTGTGACCTTGATCCTTTGATTCATCTCTCCTGTTCTAATACCAGGTCTGTTGAAATGTTGGCCTTTGTCATCGCTTTGTTGATCCTTTTGACATCGCTTATCATAACCATCATTGCATACAGCAACATAGTAGTCACAATTGTGCGACTCCCATCAGCCAAGGAGCGACAGAAAGCTTTCTCCACCTGCTCCTCTCACCTCATTGTCCTCTCTCTGATGTATGGCAGCTGTGTCTTTATATACGTGAAACCAAAGCAAAGGAACAGGCTGAACTCCAACAGGGAGGCTGCCCTTGTGAACACGGTGGTAACGCCACTACTCAACCCTGTCATCTACACTCTGCGCAATAAGCAGGTACAGCAGGCTCTGAAGGAGACAATGTGCAGATTGAAAATatcaagatga